The genomic region AGCTGCCCGTGCCcttgcgcgcgcgcgggcgcgatGTTACCAGCGGTGTAATTAAAatgtctttcttctttttttgttaattttcgcGAGACAAGTCTATTTTAGCGAGATCTAAAGACCACCGCTGCGATCTCGGGGAGAAGAATAAAAGTCTTTGGCCTCGCTGCACCGCGCCGTGTAAATATAGCGAAACGTCGGAAAAGCATATCAGAAATAAATAGCGAACGCATATCGGGCGGGCGTGTGCGATCGGTCGGGACCGGGAACCGCGAGCAGAGATAGCGagcacgcacgtacacacatacacacggaGAAACACGATTCTGTCTTCTAGGTTCTTTACTCTTCCCGCTGAACGTCGCCGGTCGCGCACGACTCGTCGTCGGCCGCCCGCAGCACCGCTGCCGCCGGTTGCATCGCCGCCGGTTCGCCGGTTCGCCGATTCCGATTCTCCTCGTCGTACCTCGCCGCGATGCACCTTTTTTCATATCATCTCGCCCTCCGTCTATGAAAAGCTCTCTTGACGCTAGCCTCTAGCGTCAAAGGCCGAATTTCAATGAACCGAGATTGCTGCTGGAGGAACTCTAAAGGAAAAGGGAAGAAATTTTTTCGCGCGACGACGGCCGGTGACGGTTCTCGTGCTCGTCTATCGTCTGGCGAGAATCTCCGTGCGAACTTCGCGAAGCGATCCTCACGCTTCGCCACTCCGCGGCGGTTTGACGTTTCTGCCTGCCAAAACTATGTTTAAATGCATACCGCGCGCGCACCTACACACACCTATACTCACGAGCCGCGTCTATTTTTAGCGACGGCCGCTTCCCGAAATCGCGCCCCCTTTCTCTCATCTGAGCGATAACACCCTCGCCTCGCGCCCTCCGCGTCCTCCGCGTCCTCCAGCACCCTACAGGCGTCATCGACCGATGCGCCGcgtcgcaccgcgccgcgccgcgcgatgCATCGTCGAGACCGCGAGACGTAAGGATTAAAGCATACGCGAGCTTTTGCCATATCTCTTTCGGCAAAGACCAGCGTgtgacatttttttgtttttttttttttgtttttttattaagcgAGAAAGATGAACGTGTCTGCATTTTTGCAATGacgtgagatttttttttacccgaCGTTTTCACGTTGGATCTGATTTTTGTGACGTGAGAAAAGGCGGACGCACATTTctgaaaacaaataattttcgaaatagAAAACTGGCAGAACGAAACATCTGGGACTTTGAGATCTCTCTCCGCCGCATCTCTCGCGGCGTGAAGATCTAGCGTGAAACCTCAGGAAAATAATCGCTATTTATTTACCGAGCGCCGTCGAAGATCGCGTTCGGTTTGCCAAAACGGAAAATACTTCGACGGCTTTACCAGTCTTCCATAACGTCGTCGGTTCCGCTAGAATGAAAAGAGACGTTGAAATGAGTTACAGCGAGCAGGTGAAGGCGTGGCAAAATTTCATCTGGTTGCATATtatatgatgatgatgatgatgatgatgaagtAACATTGAAATTTTTCGAAACACCTGCAAAGTGCTCGAGACAGATTTGCGTGGTCGAATCGGAGAATGGGTTTGCAGCGCGAAAAGCGTTTGAAATACACATGCACGGTTGTGCAGTTAGACGGCCTtcactttaattattaaaaaatttactttaattattaggAGTAAATGAGCGAGAAAGTGGCCGACAGCTGTGCGACATTCGCGTGCGGCTGTCACATTGGCGCATGTTTGTTCACGTGCGGCACGTTTAGCGGCATGAAGACATTAAAGCTGCGCACGAAACGAGGCAcgctgcgtcgcgtcgcgtcgtcgaaACTCCGTGGTACGACGCGGCACGATTCAtggagtgtaaaaaaaaaagattaattaaacgAGCTGCCGCGAGAACAATCGCGTCGAGTGGAATCGAATTAAAAATCGATTCGAAGGAGGAAGGCGTCGTTGCGAGGGAAGCAGAGCGGCAGACCGGCAGACTGGCAGGCTTCTTCTTCCGCGAGGACAGCGTCGTCGTAGTCTACGATCATACCCCCGCCAGGGTCAACAGCGGCGTTACGCGACCTCGGGGTTGCATGACCACTGGCAACGTATCTGTGCCGGGTGTCGAACGGAATCGGCGAATCAGCTAAGTTGAATCAGGGCCGGCTCAGCAGGTGTGTATGTATGCACGAGGCTCACTTGTTGATGAACGCGAATACAGTGAATTGATTAGCGGACAAGTTCCACGAGCGTGGTCGACCTCTCACGAAGCTACCACCTATCGATTGCCGAAGAGGCGTTCTCCGATTCAAACTGGCTTGCATGGTCCACGCGCTCTTCTCTCTTCAGGGTAGTCCATGTACGTACCCTTCCAATTCGACTGTACCTTCCAACGCGAGAATCTTGTTACTCTTTCCGATCGTTTCGCACGCTATCATTATGCTTCTGCCGATCGTGGCAGCATTAATAACCTGCTCCACTGCGAGTGCAGTATAACGTTACACGATTATTGTATGAAGAAAGAGAGTATTAAATGTATGCAAATTACCATGTATTACAGTCCCTCGGAGCGAAGCCACCGCTTCGCAAATTCCTTACTCGTAATGTTGTTAACCTTACTCGGTGAATGaggaaatttacaaaataattgataaattaagcGCAACATTGCGTTACTCGTATGTAAAACGGACACTTTccaattcgcaaaaaataaaaataaaataaggttGAAATCTTAAATTGTACAAAAGATAAAGCACCGTGCAATTTCATATTTGTGACaaatgataaatgaataaagtGTTAGCCAAAATtatcgattaaattattaaaaattcaaaattattaaaaaactaaaaaataaatacgatagcaaaatattataaaactgcATTTGTTGCAACggacgaaaaatatttatagatgtgtCGTGTTTAAGTCACATTAGTCACGTACGCGAAATTGCCAAAGTAAAAAAAGGATTAAAGTTTTCAGACTTATTGCACCTTCATTTAGCCATTTTATATTAGTCACATTTCTCATCGACAACCATTTGTCATAACAGCTAAGATTGCTACATTTTCTGTTCTTCCCGAGACTCCAAACGCTATCAACGGTCCTCATCTCGGGATGTGATCGTGCGCATCGACAAAATTACACTTTAACGTCATTTAGCAAGTGTTATATCTGATCCACGCTTATCTGATCAACGACGGTTGGCACAAACGTCGTTGAACTTGAGTCGCCAAGTCGTCACGAAGGTGACCGTTGTTCGAAGGCGATACACCTACGCGATCCAAGAACGTCACGCCGTGGCACTAATAACCGGCACTCTGTCAGATCGACAGAGTGACGCGAGGCCAATGAAAAGGAACACGCTGCGTATAGAGCGCGGATCGACGAGAGACATTAGAAATTCAAATCCGACTTGGTCGTCCGCAGTTCCACAGGAGGAACACCCGCCGACCACGCCTCTTATTCATGACCTAAGCGCAAGATCTTAACCGGTTCATACGCGATCTCTATCGGGCTCTCCCCTTCGTCGTCCTTCGCAAATCAAGCGGGAAGGACGTTTAGGGTTACACGGGCGATCAATACGCAGCGGTCAATTTATTGACCGGTGCAATCTCGCGCGATCTGCTCTCTAGCAAAATTTTACGTTTACGAGTTTCGCGTCTTACCGTATGTGCCTATCGCATAAAAGTTGCCGATAGGACAAGCACGAGACGGTCGTCTTGCGGTCTTTCCTTTAGCTCCAAGTACGTCGACGTTCTGATCCCTTGACATTTTCTTCTCGAAAAAAATGGGAAATCGAAAGGCGGAAATGGATACATGGgaatatatattcttaaatcTCTCTTGCAGCGCGTATATTAATCGTTGAGAAAACCAGATTATAACAAGTTTACAAGTTTACGATCAAGGATATCAGCAACAAGCATACGGCGCGGCGATACAGTTTGGCTGTTGAAAGAAGTGCTTGGTTTCGATCACTCGCAAAGCCGATACTCAAATCGATACCGAGGCCGTTCTTCttaccgcgccgcgccgctccgcgccAACTTCTCTACGGTCTCTGAAAATCCCGCTACGAGTTCCGCGTAAAAAAAGACGAAGAAAGGATAGCAGTAGTGCGCAGTATTTTACGCGTACGTTGCTCGAGCGATCACCGGGAGAAGAGACGACACAACGAGAGTAAACGTTCCGTAGGAGCAAAAAAAGTCGCGGATGATGTTCGACGGGGTGGGGCTTTGCTCTCCAGGCCAGGAATATATAAATCGCAGGTAGGGCTGAAATTCAAGTTAGTGTGGATACGATCTGAGACTATCGGCAACCTGCGGACGACAAACGATGCGGGTGAGTTTGCCGGTGATTCACTGCTGTACCTTGTTAGACTGTTCGTTTATTTGCACATTGCCAGTCTAGCGGCGTTTTACTTGCCATTCAAATGACGGAAGCGGAGATtctaaagcatttttttttttttcttctaaagcGATACTACTTGACATTGTCAATCATTTGCTTCTGCTTAAAAATACAGAGCTTATTTCATAGATTgatctttgaaaaaattatcgtaaaagAAATCGCTGTATTCGCGCTACATAAATGACGCGAGAAAATGCAAACAGATCGAAACATCGCGGAATATATTAATAGAACATTGTGGTATCATACGTACTGCGCTGACGTCATGACGTTTTCATGGAAGCTAATTTCATCTTGTTTGCAATTTGGTGATCATTTGCATGCAATACACGAAATCCGACAGCCATTGCCGCAAACGTTTCAAAAAGTTGTCGCGCTGCGCATATTTCGCGACTATGTTTTCTTGAAATGATAAGAAACAAGCGCATATGCCCCGATAATATCCTCTTGTTGAGAAAAACTGCAAGTATAGAAGCGTTTctaattctgtatttttatatttgttatactcttcttttatttaaatgtaaaactcggtcagaaatgattagtcgaatcaATGTTAACACGTGAATGATTAATGTTGATATATTATTGTTTGACATTTTATCATGTTCCGACTttatcaaagttatttttttattaattaaacatctGAAAATATTTCGATGATTTCTGTAGCCTTTCGACTAATACATTGAATATACTGTGCTTCCGACTTAGTGTCAGTTCGATGTACAATTGACTGAAAAACAATgtcttatataaaaagaattcttaGAAATGTTTGTAATTggtcaattaatataaaaacaattgtgacaaagtcaaaaatgataaattatccGTTATCGACAATTTATCGAAGTATCGACTAACCATTTCTAGCTGGGAATCCAAATTGTGTGAACGACATGTCTTTCAAGCTTCAATCTTTTTGCAGGGTTTATCATCGTTCGCGATTTTCTTCGCGGTGACAGTTGGAACGGCAGTATCGAAACCACTATGGTCGACTCTAGTCGGCACCAATTATCTATATTCTACGCCTGGAATCAGCGCACACCCGCATTATCTCGCCGCCTATCAAAATACGCACTCTCCCTATTACGTTTACAATGTATCCGTCGTAAAATATTTGGAAGTTACGCGTAAGCATCATTTATAGCGTTACGCATCTTTTCAGGTTTATTCGAACGTAGGTGGCGTACCGAATACTCTTCACGTTAGCGGCAAACCAGAAATTTCTCATGTGCCTGCTTACAACTTTTACTATGGAACACCGATTTACGATATCAGGATTCCATTAAATCCGGTAAATGTTACGAGTTATATATACCATacgcaaaaaattttcttttagatttaCTCTCAAAATCATAGTTCTTGTAAGacaaagaatttgaaaaattttatagtgttagtaaaatttagataaaatttaatcaaattactttatatatgtataatatacaatactataaattaatttgctttAAATGTTGCTAAAAGTATATCAAATTCTTCCGAGTTCATGTCGTTGCACGGCTACTATGATTTTGAGGATAAATTTATCTCCATGTACATATACAAATGAATATGGTAATTTGTGTTATTCCAGGTTTATCCCGTGCTGACACCATCGCATCCAGGAGTTCCTCCGATAGTTCCGCCGACATCGACAGAACAATCTTTCGACGAGAACGATTACGACGGCATCGAGAAGTTAGATACAAAAGTCGAAGTGGATACTGAGACGAAAAAAGACTCGGAAAACAATGAGCAGGACGACGATTCTATAACTGTGGAAGCAATATGAGATAATTTTCCTCGTTACGTGCGCAGCATAACATACCGACGTGGAAA from Solenopsis invicta isolate M01_SB chromosome 7, UNIL_Sinv_3.0, whole genome shotgun sequence harbors:
- the LOC105193504 gene encoding uncharacterized protein LOC105193504 — protein: MRGLSSFAIFFAVTVGTAVSKPLWSTLVGTNYLYSTPGISAHPHYLAAYQNTHSPYYVYNVYSNVGGVPNTLHVSGKPEISHVPAYNFYYGTPIYDIRIPLNPVYPVLTPSHPGVPPIVPPTSTEQSFDENDYDGIEKLDTKVEVDTETKKDSENNEQDDDSITVEAI